A single genomic interval of Sebastes umbrosus isolate fSebUmb1 chromosome 11, fSebUmb1.pri, whole genome shotgun sequence harbors:
- the LOC119496583 gene encoding uncharacterized protein LOC119496583, translating to MKKKKTFVCDETMIITIPIGSLRDAGDGQLMPENFQCVYKDSYKVFAIRGKPKPLGAAQAIAGVFIVTLGLIFTQTDYVIKIYTLPSFLFVVCGVLSYAAGQYPNIHVTKLSFSLNIISLFWSIAAVCICLIHLHVPPGYRMSQVHEGIKGLILTLLIVEKLIALFLIYWLSKAVCRQHFNTLPIILLKQGD from the exons atgaagaagaagaagacatttgTATGTGATGAAACAATGATCATCACCATTCCCATTGGGAGTCTGAGGGACGCTGGAGATGGTCAACTGATGCCGGAGAACTTTCAGTGTGTGTACAAAGATTCCTACAAGGTCTTTGCGATCAGAGGGAAACCTAAACCTCTCGGA gCAGCCCAAGCCATCGCTGGTGTGTTCATTGTCACGCTCGGTCTGATCTTTACTCAGACAGATTACGTCATCAAGATCTACACTCTACCCAGTTTTCTG TTtgtggtgtgtggtgtgctgtccTATGCAGCTGGACAATATCCAAACATCCATGTG ACGAAGCTGTCATTCTCTCTGAACATCATCAGCCTCTTCTGGTCAATTGCGGCAGTTTGTATCTGCTTGATCCATCTTCATGTTCCACCAGGATATCGCATGTCACAGGTCCATGAAGGAATCAAGGGACTGATTTTGACTCTGCTGATTGTTGAAAAGTTAATCGCCCTTTTCTTGATCTACTGGTTGAGTAAAGCTGTATGCAGGCAACATTTCAACACTTTG CCCATCATACTGCTGAAACAGGGAGACTGA